The Struthio camelus isolate bStrCam1 chromosome 17, bStrCam1.hap1, whole genome shotgun sequence genome window below encodes:
- the DGCR6 gene encoding protein DGCR6 — protein sequence MERFGGGYEEAAAADLSRQQERHYQLLSELQALVKALPSSCQQRLSYTTLSDLALALLDGTVFEIVQGLMEIQHLTEKNLYSQRLKLHSEHRGLKQELFHRHKEAQQCCRPHNLPLLRAAQQREMEAVEQRIREEQRMMDEKIVLELDQKVIDQQSTLEKAGVSGFYITTNPQELTLQMNLLELIRKLQQKESQSEKAFS from the exons ATGGAGCGCTTCGGCGGCGGGTatgaggaggcggcggcggcggacctCTCCCGGCAGCAGGAGCGGCACTACCAGCTGCTCTCCGAGCTCCAGGCGCTGGTGAAGGCGCTGCCCAg CTCCTGCCAGCAGCGCCTGTCCTACACGACGCTGAGCGACCTGGCGCTGGCGCTGCTCGACGGGACCGTCTTCGAGATCGTGCAGGGCCTGATGGAGATCCAGCACCTCACCGAGAAGAACCTGTACAGCCAGCGTCTGAAGCTGCACAGCGAGCACCGCG GGCTCAAGCAGGAGCTCTTCCACCGGCACAAggaggcccagcagtgctgcaggccGCACAACCTGCCGCTCCTCCGTGCAGCCCAGCAGCGGGAGATGGAG GCTGTGGAACAACGAATTCGAGAGGAACAGCGAATGATGGATGAGAAAATAGTCTTGGAACTGGACCAAAAAGTGATAGACCAACAGAGCACCCTGGAAAAGGCTGGGGTGTCTGGGTTCTACATCACCACAAACCCCCAG gaGCTGACGTTACAGATGAACTTACTGGAACTGATTCGGAAGTTGCAGCAGAAAGAATCCCAGTCAGAGAAGGCTTTTTCCTGA